Part of the Porites lutea chromosome 14, jaPorLute2.1, whole genome shotgun sequence genome, CAAAGGCTGAAAGGAACTATAGTACCACCCGGAAGGAACTGTTGGCCCTCTGTGGGGAACGGAGCACTTCGAGACATTCCTTTACGGGCGATGTTTTCGGGTCAGGACTGACCATAGTGCTCTGCAGTGGCTACGGAACTTTAAAAACCCTAGAGGCCAGGTGGCTAGGTGGCTTGAAAGGCTTAGTGACTTTGATTTCGAGGTGGAACATCGTCCGGGTCAGTTGCACGGCAATGCGGATGGACTGTCCCGCCTTCCCTGGGACGAGGGTGCATCGGTTAAGGTAGAGAGGGACGCCACCCTGATTCAGTCTGTGAATATGGAACCCTTGTCGAGAGAACGTATACGTGCAGCCCAAAACCAAGATCCTGTCCTGTCGCAAGTTGTGAGGTGGCTTGAAACTGGTGTCACGCCTGCTAGAGGCGATGTAGAAGGAGGGGGGCGCAAACTTTTGTCATACTGGTCACAATGGGGAAGGCTGTTTCTCAGGAACGGTCTGGTGTTTAGACGTTGGGAACATGAAGTGACAGGCCAAGAGATTTATCGTCAAATCTGCTTGCCCGAGAGCGTCGTGTCACAAGTGTTGTGCGCCTTGCATAACGATCCTTCAGCAGGCCACCTTGGCGTCTCGAAGACTCTAGAAAAAGTGCGGAAGAGATTTTATTGGCACGGCATGCGGGAAGATGTCGAAATGCACGTTAGAAGGTGTATCCCATGTGCTGAAGTCAACGACCCTTGCAAGCTTCCAAAGGCACCCCTTATAAACATTAAGGCAGGGCACCCCCTACAACGGGTCGCAATAGACATCGTAGGTCCCACACCAAGACCTACCTCTGGCCATGAGTGGTTGCTGGTGGTCTCCGATCATTTTACTAAGTTTGCTCAAGCCTTCCCAGTGAGAAACACCTCAGCAGTCACGCTGGCGAAGAAGGTGATGGATGAATACATATGCCGTTTCGGGTGTTTCGAGGGTTTACATTCTGATCAGGGAGCCAATGTGGATGGAGCTGTCTTCAAAGGACTGTGCGATTTAATTGACGCAGCGAAAACAAGGACAACGCCGTAACATCACCAAGGGGATGGGCAGGTAGAGAGACTGAACAAATCTCTGGTGAAGATCCTTAGTAAGCTGATTTCTGACCATCGCCGGGACTGGGCGGACTTTGTGCCGAAAGCAGTTCTTGCTTACAACACTAGCGTGCATGAGTCGACTGGATTTACCCCTTACCGCTTAATGTTCGGCAGGGAAGCTATTCTGCCATTGGATGCTCTCCTTAGGTTCGAGACAACAACTTCCCAAGGGTCGACACAGACATACCCCGGTTATGTTGTTGAGCAGAAGCAGCAATTGGAAGAGACGGAACAGATAGTGAGAGAGAACCTCAAGCGAGTGCAGAAGTCCCAGAAAGCTTATTATGACACCAAGTGCCATGGTCAGCGGTTCCGTGTAGGAGACCGGGTTTGGTATAAAAACCGATCCAGGACGAGAAGAAAGAAATTCCTCAagccctggtgtggtccttggAAGGTGGTGAAAGCTCTTTCTGATGTTACCTATCGCATTGAAGAGGAGAGGCGGAAGCTGGGAAAACGTCGTCAGAGGAAGGTGGTCCACTTCAATTATCTGAAGCCATGCTTTTCGCCACCAGAAATCCACGAGAAGCCCTCACAGTTAACCTCTTCCAGCCATACGCAAGATACGCCACAAGCGGAGAACCTGAGGGTCGGGCAGCAACCGTCTCGAGGAAGCTTAGTTGACTCTGGAGATGTCGAATTGGAATGGCTGGAAAATCCAGTTGCTACTGTCACAGAGGTTTCTCATCCCTCCCCGGAGCGTGAATCTAGTGGTGAATCTAGTGGTACATTAAGTATATCCCCTCAATCTGCTGACCTGCCGTGTCAATCTGAGGTTTCTCAAGTGAGTGATGAACCGCGTCGTGAACCGTGTTATGCTGCGAGGCCGAGACGTGAGCGAAGGGAGCCTGTCTGGCTACGAGACTATGTTAGAACAGTTGTTGTTTATCCAACCTGGCCCTTGAACTTTGTAGGAACATTTGCATTCTTAAGTTAAAAATTCTCTCTTGTACCTGGGACCttatgggggagggggtagtGTAGCGTGGGGCCTGAGCCCGAGTTGGGTCGGACATGCGCAGTTTAAGAGACCTACGACTCGTGTtactgttgtgctagttttagTAAAGTGATTCGAACGCTAGCTGTGTTATTTGTGTTACAATTGcatacaatttttctttttattacatccattttgaaatcaatgGTGATCCCTGCAATCTTATCGGCTCTcagcagtgtttttttttacgaatGGCACTATTTTTGCTCTAAATCCCATCTGTTCTAAAttgcgtcattcatgttctaaatcgcatcatttttGTTCTAAATCGCAACATTTTTGCccatcagttttgtttcgattACAAAATGagtgtaaaagcctttttgctTCACTTTTCATCAAACCGACTCCTAGATCAGTCATAATTTGGTACTGACTGAATtctgtgatttcaaaatggctgtaataaggtgctaattgaacttcgtgtcgtgtaatttggtctgaaatcatactagTCTTGTGATCTCAAATCGAACTGGCACTGCGCGCTCCTCCGATTTTTAAATCACAcatatgatttcagaccaaactgcACTCCCGCTCAGTTCATATACCATTATTTACAAACTCTAACATTCACAATTTATCTTGAAGGTCTCTCTCTTTCGAGGATGGCTCTTTAAAACACACGTTATCAAAGACCTCGCAAAATAGCCCACTTGTGTCAATTcaatccatttctttcttttttttttactatccATAAAACCGACACCATTGTGAAGAGCAGTCGCCAGAGTCTTACTTGCGAAAATCTGAGACTCAGGCTCtttttatatggagaaaacagggagctttagcatcgacgacagcaacggcagcgaaaacgtcagttttaaaatgaattccccttttttcaatctttgtggCGTTTATTccattttgctgaaaatggcaagtgtcggtgaatttccctggagttgatttcatgaggaccgcactcaagtttagagagagaaaaagagattcgtcgtcgcttgtttacgtcctccataaaacttgcaattaggcattttcacgtcgtagccgtgcgaggacggtaaagaaacgtacaaaaaagtatggtgcacgtgcagagttgctgttttgccaatctaaacctattgcttttttaacgtcctcgttgccgtcgccgtcgtcgttgctaaagctccctaacgTTTCCAGGGAAGAAAAGTCATTCGCCTACCCAAGGTACCCTGGACGAACCACCGTTTTCCTACATTTCCTTATAAACCGTGGCGAACCGTCAGAAACAAAAAGATGAACCGACCAGAAGGGTCACCCCTCCTAGCCGGGCCACCTTTGgcgttaatgttggcttaggggaggggtaggtgggcagtttacCAGAATCGTATAATGATCCACCGCGGATCTTTTCTCCATACaaacactttggctcgcccagctgGATCAACCGAGTCAATGCTAGAGTATCAGAGCATGTGTGAGCGATATTTTAAACAATCAGAACATGCGCCAGCACTATTGGCTCGGGCAAAGGAGCATTCTCTTCCCAACGGCGGCGATTCTTTTGGTCACTGGCGGTGATCAAAAGGATCGCAGCCTCTGAGGACGAGAATGGTAAAGGGGTCCGCacttttttcctcatataaactTCCGCTGAAGTTGAGTCGGCTGGGAGGGTGATCCAACTACCCAGGTCAGGCCTTCTCCATATAAAAATGGGTCTCAGTTAAATCTGACCCGATAGTTAAAAAGACTCAATACCTAAGGATTATGtaaaaatttaacaattaatcAGTAGCATATACTACATCAAACTAATGCCCGACAAATTTGCAAGGATCGGGTGATTACTAAGGTTTCTGGTCACTGCAAAGTGACCATGCCCGCAGCATGGCTAAATTAAAAGTAGTTGGCTAAACTAAAGCTACCCCCGATCATGAACCGATGAAAACATTAGCAAAAAGCCAAATTAAAAGGTGCACAAAGATTGATGTCACAATTTGTGCTGATGCCGTCGACATCCATACATGCAGTGACATCGTCCATTAAAAATTTACCAAAAGACAGCTCTCCGATTGATTGCCAAAGGTTTCGGCAACATGAATCTTACTGAACCAGTTTTAAAGCATCTATTCTAAGGTAGGAATGCCTTCATTTGTCGCAAAAAAAATTGGTGGGTAATAAACAAAACGACTACTTAACGATGCGTGAGATTCAATTGACTTTAGCTTTCAATAATGATAGGCGCACAAGAAGAGAGGCTCAAACTCCTCTGCTCCTCCCTCAAATAGAGGCCTAAAATAGCGATATTCTCAAACTTATTTTAATTACTTGTTTGAACGATGATGGAACAACTCCTCAAAAAGAGATTTCCCACTGTAAACCAACCCAAGTGCAGCGGCAAGGAAACCGAAAATTAAAACTGATATATCAAAAATATAATGGTATAGTTTTAGCTCATGTTGTTTTATGACGAGGTGGAAAATTACTGGTAAAATAAACGCAATCGCAGATCCCGTTAAACTTGAAATAAACGCCATAAAGAGCGCAAAATGTGGGATTAAAATTGCCGGAAGTAGGGTAAGGAAATTGGTTGAGACTCGGATGCCAATAAACCAAACAAGATCCGGTATCTTGCAAGAGAACGAATCGGGGGAGACCGATTCTTCGATTGTTTGGATTATCGTTATTACACGAAAAGGATATGaaaaaaatacgtttaaaagtaaaaatgcgTTTACAAGGCTACGGATAACTCCAACAGGAAGGCTGTTTACGATCACATCTTGGATATGAGAACTGAAAGACAAAAATGCACACACTGAAAAAGCCACTTTTACGATAGCAACGAAAAAGTATGAAAGAGCAAGCATTGTGCGATATTTGGATTTGTTTTCAATACTTGCTTCAACACCTGGCAAAACGGGGTGGCATAGATAACTGAAGATAATAATTGCTAACGAAACGGGTACTTCATCTATATTCCACACCAAAATTTCTCTTGGGGTCCACGAGGATTCATGAGCTATTCCGTAGGCTAaaacagaaactacagctaTCATTAAAGCTATTACACTCAATAAACTCATCCATGCAACCTGCGATAGATTCTTCACAAATAAAGTTGGAAGACCAAGCGCAGCTGCGATAAGCATCCAGACTTTGTCAGACAGCGGCAAGTCTGGGAAGATACCAGTCGAAAGCGAGGCACACAATACAAGGTACAGAGATGCCAGGAGGAAGAGGTCCACTAACTGGATAGCAGAAACTGTGGTACCGCCAAAACGAGGCGAGCAAGCTTCACCCAGCTGTTTGTAGTTGGATCTGACACGAACTCTTTCTCCAGTATCGTTTTTGTCGTAAAGACAGTCAATCAATATTGTTCCAGTGTAGAAAGCGATAAATGGCACAACTGCCATTGCTGCTATGGCCACTAGGCCACTCTGAGCAATGACATATGGTAGTGCGAGCAGGCCTGTTCCCTCGATATCACTCATTAAGTTGACTACTGCTTTCCACAAAGGAGACTTGTCGGTGGTGGGTGCTTCGTCTTCTGCTGAATCTTCTTCTGTGATTGATTCCGGTGGTTCATCTAACTTATCAGCCAAGGTTGGATTGCTTCTAAGCAAATGATAACCTTTCGAATGAGTTGCTTTCGTCATTTTAAAGGCCGACATTTCTTTGCTCTTTTCTTTGTCAGGCGAACCCTTGCAAACGTTTCAGTCGCTTGTCTACAgagcctggaaaaaaaaaataaagtcagAGTGTAGTATTTTCTCGCCATAGGGTACTGTCAAGAGAGAATTTCTCTCTTGGTACtgttgtcaggggcacccaacgtcaattttcggaaaatatctgttcgaaagacgatttgagatctagaattttcggaacatttgttattacattttttgcttgcctatacctctcctaggattttcgaacatctaaaaaatggtataattgcccatatTCAACGggtttttacccttaaaaggtcacctagattTTTCGGAAGCCTCTTTTctcgctgaaattttcgaaaaggtaagttttgatccctatcgGATTACTAGActctcagctaggaaatccgaacaaatgtataatttttaggggataaaaatttgcttatatctaccgtttaaatactaaaatacgtttaacaatgctatgtttaagtggttttgaactatattctagttgggtgcccctgtgttgTGGCAAACATCATCGctcatttatcattttttgttcCAAAAGGGACTTTTGtagattgtttatttttttactaaacacattttaaattgtttttggtATGTCGGAAAGCAACTGTCAAAGAATGGTGGGAGCTCTTTACCATTTGTGGACAAATTTTGATGGTCGGGCATTATTTAAATGTTCAACAGTTAGATTTATTAATGGCAAAAAGGGGCTCCCTGTATTTTTTATATTCAAAGTAGAAAAACATGTTATGCTTGTTACGCGGAGTGTTTGGTTTGATTTGAAAACGAAATTAAGACATCTCGCCTGAAGTTATAATGCCTGAATTCCGGAGTTAATTTACGCTTAGCTAATAGTCAAAAATCCTAAAAAGGACTTTGAAAATGTGCTTATGCTAAATAATGACTATGGTAGTGTAGATTTGCATACGAACACAGAATGTAATAATATCTAGATTCCCTAGAGGGCCATTGATAGTACACGACACACATAGCCGGCACGAAAGAGTGAGTGCATATACTTCTTGTCCGTCGATTTCAAGATCCATTTCTTGGCCCAGAGTATGATGTATGATCTCCTCGCACATTTGTTCGTTTGCTGGATTTAGCTCGATTTATGCAAGATATTTCCATGTATTCCATCAGTAAAATGTACATACATGGATATAAGTATGCAAGGTCTTCTTCCAAATCTTCCATAGTTTTTAGCGGGTCACCGGCCCGACTTCCCTTTCCAACTGAATGTATCAATTTTATCAGTTTAGGAGCGAAGTTTGTCATAGTTAGCTATTGGTAACAAAAAGGTGTGCGACTTGCTTATCTGAGAAAAATTATTTCCGTACTAGTCTCCATTTTGTTAATTATTAGCTGCTTAACCATCTTCTCCAAAATCGTGGCTGTCTGAGCCTTGATCTTAAGCCGTCATACTCAAGAATTAACGTACCATGTGACAGCTACACCCGACTGGTCAATGGTGGAGACTGCGTAAATAAAATTCGTGCCAGACACTTGATTGACGCTATATACATGCCCAAACCATAGAACGTAAGGTTAGATTTTAAACTCCCAAACCCTTCTGTTGCCATCCAcaattcattttcctttgttgaCACTATTCCCGACCTCGGTATAAGTGGTTTTAAATGCCGAGAAGATCATCACACTGTTAAATACGCAATTAAGTTATGCTGTTGCGGAAAGAAAGCCTGCATGAGTGCTGTTTTGTTAGGCACGGAGATAAAATTCACTAAAAGGACTTTGGTATTGAATACTGCTCCTCTTTATATTTCCAAGAAACGGTTAAGTACCGCTATGTTTTTAAGAACACAAAGCGGAAAATATTCAAGGAAACTGCCGACAAACTCTGGAAAAGAAAATAGGGAgggaaatgtttgttttttgtgtgtttgttttggaaaaattttatagtttttcaAGCGCCACTGGTCCGTGACTAAAACTTAAGCAGCAGCtgcaatataataatataaaaaattagCAGTTGAGAACGTAGTTTTGGATGTATTTCTAACCATTTCAGAGCAAAGTCTGATATAATTGCGCTTCCGCGCTCAGTTAGCCCCCCGCTAACCCAGTCATGCCATTCACTAGTTGCCGGGACATATATAGAACGAGACATGGCACGATTATTTGTCATTATGATAGTAAGTCCTTTATCCTACCTGTCTGAAGTTCTGATATTTCCACGATAGCTTTAGTTGTCCAATAGCAGTTTATGAACCAGGAATTGCACAATTATCTGTTCGAAATGTGCACATTTAAAGCCTCAGGCTCGAAGAAACTAACAGGCCAGCTGCCTCTTCAAAATTGTCTCCAAAAAAGGCGCGCACGCGGTTTCtacttgattttcttttctttgagtTAGTCCGCATATATTACGTTGTGCATAATTATGTTGAATTATTCCACAAACTCTTTCCACCTTTTATCCTCACCGCATTGATAAAATCCATAGGGGCACGGTTGACTCAACAAATAACACTATGAaatagtgagaaaaaaaaaacgatataGAAAAATTCAGTTTCTAGTAACAACGAGTCTTTGGTAAAACAGGAATTTTTTATTCTGAAATGCATGTGTTCAGAATCATTTGAATGATTATGTATTTGAGCAACATTTATTTAATATTCACTTGATTGGCTCAATTTGTTTGCTTTCAAATGTTTATTCGTTCGGTAAGAACCCTACCAGGAAAACTGAAAGTTATACAAGAGCTATTATAATTTTGTAATGGCAGATGTTTTCCCGCCAGTTCAAGAGAATTATTAAAGTTGAGTGAAAATAATGACTGTCAACAACTGTCTTCACGAAACCGCGATTTTCGAGCTTAAATGTCCTAATGAATAAAGAGAAATCTGGCTGAATAGGTTCTTAAACCATCTTTTTTATAGGAGTGAATATCAAAAAACTCAGTATTACTGAAATGGTTCATGTTCtaaaaagtaaagttaagtGCCGTAATTAAGAGATAGAAAACCATAGAGATGCTCCACTCGACCTCTTTTTATCAGTAATACGGGATCAAAGTTTGTCATTTTGTCGTTAACACCGGGAAGGACTGGTCAGTGACCCTAAGCGGAGCAAAAAGAGCTGTAATATGGTCGGTTACTTTACCAAGCGAGGTCTCTGCGCTCGACTGCAtgaggactttgagaaagtatATTTTAATGTTCTttcgaaagtttttgaaaatgccTTGATCACTCTTTGGTCTGCAGCAGAAAAACTTCTGTTCTATTTTAGGGGACATTATAAATTACACAAATTTCCCCAACCACGCTGACCCCGGTCGTTCTTACACcgtatatataaaataaaacaaaactgaatgcaaggctggaactaaggcaaagggctgatttattattaaataggtcaatatttcggctaacaaaataaGCCTTCGTCAGGGCCAGCGCCATACGTAGTTTCTATCATGTGGCGAGAGTTTTGAGAGAgtggaaattaaaaattacctgacGGTCTTGGGTTGAATCCTGCATTTAAGTGCGAAAATGACTTTGCTTTGGGGTTTGATCTAATTTACGAAAATTCAAGCCAAAtggacaatttttttgttttttagcttcAAACAAGCAATTTTCTATCAACCCTTTcggttttatttctttttttcaggattaaaattgAATTATACTCCACGGGATTT contains:
- the LOC140925263 gene encoding vesicular inhibitory amino acid transporter-like — its product is MTKATHSKGYHLLRSNPTLADKLDEPPESITEEDSAEDEAPTTDKSPLWKAVVNLMSDIEGTGLLALPYVIAQSGLVAIAAMAVVPFIAFYTGTILIDCLYDKNDTGERVRVRSNYKQLGEACSPRFGGTTVSAIQLVDLFLLASLYLVLCASLSTGIFPDLPLSDKVWMLIAAALGLPTLFVKNLSQVAWMSLLSVIALMIAVVSVLAYGIAHESSWTPREILVWNIDEVPVSLAIIIFSYLCHPVLPGVEASIENKSKYRTMLALSYFFVAIVKVAFSVCAFLSFSSHIQDVIVNSLPVGVIRSLVNAFLLLNVFFSYPFRVITIIQTIEESVSPDSFSCKIPDLVWFIGIRVSTNFLTLLPAILIPHFALFMAFISSLTGSAIAFILPVIFHLVIKQHELKLYHYIFDISVLIFGFLAAALGLVYSGKSLFEELFHHRSNK